Proteins co-encoded in one Natronorubrum daqingense genomic window:
- a CDS encoding DUF7344 domain-containing protein has protein sequence MPIHTDRLATVLDRHAPGSRDHLEHALPREAVRRVLDSDRRREVLRCLLAEEGPLQVRTLVARVADAEHDATAITSLLDVRQRVHVSLCRTHLPLLEQHELLSYDRACGLVAPDVSLPAFESALECDLERPITTRLDLQS, from the coding sequence ATGCCCATTCACACAGACAGGCTGGCGACCGTGCTGGACCGACACGCACCCGGCAGTCGCGACCACCTCGAGCACGCGCTTCCGCGCGAGGCCGTCCGTCGCGTCCTCGACAGCGACCGACGACGCGAGGTACTGCGCTGTCTGCTCGCCGAGGAGGGGCCACTACAGGTGCGCACCCTCGTCGCGCGAGTCGCGGACGCGGAACACGACGCGACGGCCATCACGTCGCTGCTGGACGTTCGTCAGCGCGTGCACGTCTCGCTGTGTCGAACCCACCTTCCGCTACTCGAGCAACACGAACTGCTCTCTTACGACCGGGCGTGCGGGCTCGTCGCGCCGGACGTGTCGCTCCCGGCGTTCGAATCCGCGCTCGAGTGTGACCTCGAGCGACCGATCACGACTCGGTTAGACCTCCAGTCGTGA
- a CDS encoding TATA-box-binding protein, translating into MTDPKDTINIENVVASTGIGQELDLQSVAMDLEGADYDPEQFPGLVYRTQNPKSAALIFRSGKIVCTGAKSTDDVHESLRIVFDKLRELQIQVNEDPEIVVQNIVTSADLGRNLNLNAIAIGLGLENIEYEPEQFPGLVYRLDDPEVVALLFGSGKLVITGGKKPEDAEHAVDKIVSRLEDLGLLE; encoded by the coding sequence ATGACGGATCCCAAGGACACCATCAACATCGAAAACGTGGTGGCGTCGACCGGCATCGGACAGGAACTCGACCTTCAGAGCGTCGCGATGGATCTGGAGGGAGCCGACTACGACCCAGAGCAGTTCCCCGGTCTCGTCTACCGAACACAGAATCCCAAGTCCGCTGCGCTAATCTTCCGCTCGGGGAAGATCGTCTGCACCGGCGCGAAATCGACCGACGACGTTCACGAGAGCCTCCGCATCGTCTTCGACAAACTCCGCGAACTCCAGATTCAGGTCAACGAGGACCCCGAGATCGTCGTCCAGAACATCGTCACGAGCGCCGACCTCGGTCGCAACCTCAACCTGAACGCGATCGCGATCGGTCTCGGTCTCGAGAACATCGAGTACGAACCCGAGCAGTTCCCCGGTCTCGTCTACCGTCTCGACGACCCCGAAGTCGTCGCCCTGCTCTTCGGTTCCGGGAAACTCGTCATCACCGGCGGTAAGAAGCCAGAAGACGCCGAACACGCCGTCGACAAGATCGTCTCCCGACTCGAGGACCTCGGCTTACTCGAGTAA
- a CDS encoding DUF5828 family protein, which translates to MEESISGFKIRGDWGDVVEHGERITRALRDTGVHDPKDDAHARFTRAFEEWDEWRPKAHETLEADVSEKTSEQASIEEGKGEKAGKNPDEDIKTAGEKLSESYERLEHDDAEAAMGNWRESIDYVARAADSAGRKAFRRVEDTVYQNVMTQLAPYYFDNELVSANIQQSARGVDNGEQFVFEVNVNDDVLKDDVSERLAEYEDEVDRWHVEVEKDTDAAEAIEGVETPPDPDDNSKSTTN; encoded by the coding sequence ATGGAAGAGAGCATCTCGGGATTCAAAATCCGCGGTGATTGGGGCGACGTCGTCGAGCACGGCGAACGCATCACGCGCGCACTCCGTGATACCGGTGTCCACGACCCGAAAGACGACGCCCACGCACGATTCACCCGTGCGTTCGAAGAGTGGGACGAGTGGCGACCAAAGGCCCACGAAACGCTCGAGGCGGACGTCAGCGAGAAGACCTCAGAGCAGGCGAGCATCGAGGAGGGAAAGGGCGAAAAGGCGGGAAAGAACCCGGACGAAGACATCAAAACGGCCGGAGAGAAGCTCTCCGAATCCTACGAACGACTCGAGCACGACGACGCGGAAGCGGCGATGGGAAACTGGCGGGAATCGATCGACTACGTCGCTCGAGCGGCCGACTCCGCCGGGCGGAAGGCGTTTCGTCGCGTCGAGGATACGGTGTATCAGAACGTGATGACGCAACTCGCACCGTATTACTTCGACAACGAACTCGTCAGCGCGAACATCCAGCAATCGGCCAGAGGCGTCGACAACGGCGAGCAGTTCGTCTTCGAGGTCAACGTCAACGACGACGTGCTCAAAGACGACGTCTCCGAGCGACTCGCCGAGTACGAAGACGAGGTCGACCGCTGGCACGTCGAAGTCGAGAAGGACACGGACGCCGCCGAAGCGATCGAAGGTGTCGAAACACCACCTGATCCCGACGACAACTCGAAGTCGACGACGAACTGA
- the hisG gene encoding ATP phosphoribosyltransferase — protein sequence MRIAVPNKGRLHEPTIDLLERAGLHLENGADRKLYADTVDPDVSVLFARAADIPEYVADGAADLGITGYDQVREARVDTVSELLDLEFGRCRLVLAAPEDGDIERIDQLAGKTVATEFPNITEDFFADAGVDPEIVEVTGATELTPHVEMADAIVDITSTGTTLTMNRLAVVEEVLSSSVRLFGREDVVSNPKVDEVRTALASVKQAEGKRYLMMNVPRTELEAVRDVIPGLGGPTVMDIAGEDDESDAAEGDGKVAVHAVVDEQDVFETITDVKNAGASDILVTEIERLVE from the coding sequence ATGCGAATCGCCGTTCCCAACAAGGGCCGCCTGCACGAGCCGACGATCGACCTCCTAGAGCGGGCGGGGCTCCACCTCGAGAACGGTGCCGACCGGAAGCTCTACGCCGACACCGTCGACCCGGACGTCTCCGTGCTCTTCGCTCGAGCGGCAGACATCCCGGAGTACGTCGCCGACGGGGCGGCCGACCTCGGAATCACGGGCTACGACCAGGTCCGGGAAGCGCGCGTCGACACCGTGTCCGAACTGTTGGACCTCGAGTTCGGCCGCTGTCGACTCGTCCTCGCGGCACCCGAAGATGGCGACATCGAACGAATCGACCAACTGGCCGGCAAGACCGTCGCCACGGAGTTTCCGAACATCACCGAGGATTTCTTCGCGGACGCCGGCGTCGACCCCGAAATCGTCGAAGTCACGGGCGCGACAGAATTGACGCCCCACGTCGAGATGGCCGACGCCATCGTCGACATCACGAGTACGGGAACCACGCTCACAATGAACCGACTCGCCGTCGTCGAGGAGGTGCTCTCGAGTTCGGTCCGACTCTTCGGGCGCGAGGACGTCGTCTCGAACCCGAAAGTCGACGAGGTTCGAACCGCGCTCGCCTCGGTCAAACAGGCCGAAGGGAAGCGCTATTTGATGATGAACGTGCCGCGAACGGAACTCGAGGCCGTGCGGGACGTGATCCCCGGTCTCGGCGGCCCGACGGTGATGGACATCGCCGGCGAGGACGACGAAAGCGACGCTGCAGAGGGTGACGGCAAGGTCGCCGTGCACGCCGTCGTCGACGAGCAGGACGTGTTCGAGACGATTACGGACGTGAAGAACGCCGGCGCGAGCGACATTCTGGTGACCGAAATCGAGCGACTGGTCGAATAA
- a CDS encoding inorganic phosphate transporter, producing the protein MVEFVTVATFLVAALASLFMAWSIGAGSSGSTPFAPAVGANAISVMRAGFLVGILGFAGAVLQGANVSETMGGDLIGGVALSPMAATIALIIAATLVAIGVFLGYPIATAFTSTGAVIGAGLAMGGTPAWATYTEIAAMWILTPFVGSFFAYVIARALREEPIPERYVIVGLAGVVGLLIANIEFAILGPPDGGASLAETASAMLPGSVLAGIVAGSLAMVVLWMVPTALAVRNDPARAQRRFLLVMGGLVAFSAGGSQVGLAIGPLIPMSGDVGLPITALLVGGGVGLLIGSWTGAPRMIKAISQDYSSLGPRRSIAALIPSFAIAQAAVLFGIPVSFNEIVVSSIIGSGYAAAGAGGGGVSARKMGLTVLAWFLSLVGSIIIAYGGYVVIDLILF; encoded by the coding sequence ATGGTCGAGTTCGTGACGGTCGCGACGTTTCTGGTGGCCGCACTTGCTAGCCTCTTTATGGCCTGGTCGATCGGTGCGGGCTCGAGCGGATCGACGCCGTTCGCTCCGGCGGTCGGGGCGAACGCGATTTCGGTGATGCGAGCCGGATTTCTCGTCGGTATTCTGGGTTTTGCCGGTGCGGTGTTACAGGGTGCGAACGTCTCCGAGACGATGGGTGGGGACTTAATCGGCGGCGTGGCGCTGTCGCCGATGGCGGCGACGATCGCGCTCATCATCGCGGCGACGCTGGTCGCAATCGGCGTCTTCCTTGGCTATCCCATCGCGACGGCGTTCACGTCGACCGGTGCCGTCATCGGTGCCGGACTCGCGATGGGTGGCACGCCGGCGTGGGCGACGTACACCGAAATCGCCGCGATGTGGATATTGACGCCGTTCGTCGGCAGTTTCTTCGCGTACGTGATCGCTCGAGCGCTGCGCGAGGAGCCGATTCCCGAACGGTACGTGATCGTCGGTCTCGCGGGCGTCGTCGGGCTGTTGATCGCGAATATCGAGTTCGCCATCCTCGGCCCGCCGGACGGCGGTGCTTCCCTCGCCGAAACTGCAAGCGCCATGCTCCCCGGATCGGTGCTTGCGGGGATCGTTGCGGGCTCTCTCGCGATGGTCGTCCTCTGGATGGTTCCGACCGCACTCGCCGTTCGAAACGATCCGGCGCGCGCCCAACGACGGTTTCTCCTCGTGATGGGCGGCCTCGTCGCCTTCTCGGCCGGCGGGAGTCAGGTCGGTCTCGCGATCGGACCGTTGATCCCGATGTCGGGTGACGTCGGGCTTCCGATCACCGCCTTACTGGTCGGTGGCGGCGTCGGGCTGTTGATCGGTTCGTGGACCGGCGCTCCGCGGATGATCAAAGCGATCTCGCAGGATTACTCTTCGCTCGGGCCGCGGCGCTCGATCGCCGCGTTGATTCCGTCCTTCGCCATCGCACAGGCCGCGGTGCTCTTTGGTATCCCCGTCTCGTTCAACGAAATCGTCGTCAGTTCGATCATCGGAAGCGGCTACGCGGCGGCCGGTGCCGGCGGTGGTGGGGTGAGCGCTCGGAAGATGGGACTCACCGTTCTCGCGTGGTTCCTCTCGCTGGTCGGTTCGATCATCATCGCCTACGGCGGCTACGTCGTCATCGACCTGATCCTCTTCTGA
- a CDS encoding RNA methyltransferase: MYLLELGGEDDAFAAREAASAASGVRRLAPGLALADAVAADRIRGLAYTHRASDLLGRTDASLESARTLLEAASLDREGTVAVRATDVHGSSGVDTEQAERDLGGILVERGFDVDLDDPDHVLRAAFSIGRLEDDANEDGTDEEDVCALGWLAAESVRDFGSRAPTDKPFFQPGSMDPLLARAVANLAGARPGSTILDPMCGTGGGLVEAGLVGADVIGTDAQAKMVRGARVNLAHFLESDEPSPTGVSRGSWHVARGDGTRLAIPDDAVDGVVFDAPYGRQSKIETHRLEDLVSGALAEARRVAPRAVMVADRPWATEARAAGWEIEASFERRVHRSLTRYVLILDR; the protein is encoded by the coding sequence GTGTATCTCCTCGAGCTCGGCGGCGAAGACGACGCGTTCGCAGCGCGGGAAGCCGCCAGCGCGGCGAGTGGCGTTCGTCGCCTCGCCCCCGGACTTGCCCTCGCAGACGCCGTCGCCGCCGACCGGATTCGCGGGCTCGCGTACACCCACCGGGCGAGCGACCTGCTCGGGCGCACGGACGCCAGCCTCGAGAGCGCCCGTACGTTGCTCGAGGCGGCCTCGCTCGATCGCGAGGGAACGGTCGCCGTTCGCGCGACCGACGTCCACGGCTCGAGCGGCGTCGACACCGAGCAGGCAGAACGCGACCTCGGCGGGATTCTCGTCGAGCGCGGGTTCGACGTCGATCTCGACGACCCCGATCACGTCCTCCGGGCCGCGTTTTCGATTGGCAGACTCGAGGACGACGCGAATGAGGACGGGACGGACGAAGAGGATGTCTGTGCGCTGGGCTGGCTCGCAGCCGAGAGCGTTCGGGATTTCGGGTCGCGTGCTCCCACCGACAAACCCTTCTTCCAGCCGGGGAGCATGGACCCGCTGCTCGCCCGGGCCGTCGCGAACCTCGCCGGTGCGCGCCCCGGTTCGACCATTTTGGACCCGATGTGTGGCACCGGCGGCGGCCTCGTCGAAGCCGGACTCGTCGGCGCGGACGTGATCGGCACGGACGCGCAGGCGAAGATGGTCCGGGGCGCACGGGTGAACCTGGCTCACTTTCTCGAGTCCGACGAACCGTCCCCAACCGGCGTCTCGCGGGGGAGTTGGCACGTCGCTCGCGGCGACGGGACGCGACTGGCGATCCCGGACGACGCCGTCGACGGCGTGGTCTTCGACGCCCCCTACGGCCGTCAGTCCAAGATCGAGACCCACCGACTCGAGGATCTCGTCTCCGGTGCCCTCGCCGAAGCGCGACGAGTTGCCCCGAGAGCCGTGATGGTCGCCGACCGACCGTGGGCGACCGAGGCGCGCGCGGCGGGGTGGGAGATCGAGGCCTCGTTCGAGCGGCGAGTGCATCGCTCGCTGACGCGGTACGTCCTGATTCTCGATCGCTGA
- the upp gene encoding uracil phosphoribosyltransferase, which yields MPIEDRDNAYLVTHALAKDTLSRLRDVETEQVSFRKGLVKLGRICGYEIIDGRMETEYVEIDTPLEPTMGERVRGLDDVVIINVLRAATPFVEGLLKAFPRARQGVISASRDEEAGRDEDGSFPITVDYVKLPEIHEEDTVIVADPMLATGSTMCTVLEHVIENSPDPENLIVLSAVSAPEGLLRVDEECPEADLLTVSIDDYLDDDGFIVPGLGDAGDRAFRTT from the coding sequence ATGCCAATCGAAGACCGGGACAACGCGTATCTCGTTACCCACGCACTGGCGAAAGACACGCTCTCGCGGCTTCGCGACGTCGAAACCGAGCAGGTAAGCTTCCGGAAAGGACTCGTCAAACTCGGCCGCATCTGTGGCTACGAGATCATCGACGGTCGTATGGAAACCGAGTACGTCGAGATCGACACGCCCCTCGAGCCCACGATGGGCGAGCGCGTGCGCGGGCTCGACGACGTCGTCATCATCAACGTGCTCCGCGCGGCGACGCCGTTCGTCGAGGGATTGTTGAAGGCGTTCCCCCGCGCGCGACAGGGCGTCATCAGCGCTAGCCGCGACGAGGAAGCCGGACGCGACGAAGACGGCTCGTTCCCGATTACGGTCGACTACGTCAAGCTTCCAGAAATTCACGAGGAAGACACCGTTATCGTCGCCGATCCGATGCTCGCGACGGGCAGTACGATGTGTACCGTCCTCGAGCACGTCATCGAGAACTCGCCCGACCCGGAGAACTTGATCGTCCTCTCGGCGGTCTCGGCTCCCGAGGGGCTGCTCCGCGTCGACGAGGAGTGCCCCGAAGCCGACTTGCTGACGGTCTCGATCGACGACTACCTCGACGACGACGGGTTCATCGTCCCCGGACTGGGCGACGCCGGCGACCGAGCCTTCCGTACGACCTGA
- a CDS encoding lipopolysaccharide biosynthesis protein, giving the protein MKRSIMSGFLSIVSIKFLLISLDFLSSPLLTRFLGEGYGDYAFLMSVFAIYMIFVSTGVGDGVRKYVAEDRERDNWDRDVVGFYLRLALLLAAIGCFFLALAARAGIVTAQLGASYQTYFYLLSLVVFTSQFREYTRRTLMGFGLERYSEPLLFLDKVLFITVGVGLAYLGYGIPGVLIGHMAGAVTTTVIGLALVNREVSLFRAFTHIPSREFPRRDLFAFNALSIVLILCLTSLYELDVMMLGLLGTTQETAYYRIALTIAEFLWIVPLALQNVLLHSTSNIWSNHDRERINTIAARVTRYTLLFTLLLGIGLAALAPVALPIIYPDDYIASYVPILLLLPGCVGFALARPILAIGQGKGDLRVLIVSTGAAALANVVLNAALIPRYGMHGAAVATSISYGLMFVFHIWSAREIGFYPVADARVPRAILVGSFAAVPIFLLARFFGDSFLSLIVVPPAGAVIFFALSIAFGAVDIDEVREFLESVPLPTDSIPSALR; this is encoded by the coding sequence ATGAAACGGAGCATCATGAGCGGTTTTCTCTCGATCGTCAGCATCAAGTTTCTCCTCATCAGCCTCGATTTCCTCTCATCGCCACTGCTCACCCGGTTCTTGGGCGAAGGGTACGGTGACTACGCGTTTTTGATGTCGGTCTTCGCCATCTACATGATCTTCGTCAGCACGGGGGTCGGCGACGGCGTGCGAAAGTACGTTGCGGAAGACCGCGAGCGCGATAACTGGGACAGAGACGTCGTCGGCTTTTACCTCCGTCTGGCGCTGTTACTCGCCGCGATCGGGTGTTTCTTCCTCGCGCTCGCCGCTCGAGCGGGGATCGTCACCGCTCAGTTGGGCGCGTCCTATCAGACGTACTTCTACCTCCTCTCGCTGGTCGTCTTCACGTCGCAGTTTCGCGAGTACACTCGGCGGACGCTCATGGGATTCGGCCTCGAGCGATACTCCGAGCCGCTGCTCTTTCTCGATAAGGTGCTGTTCATCACCGTCGGCGTCGGCCTCGCCTATCTCGGTTACGGCATTCCCGGCGTCCTGATCGGGCACATGGCCGGCGCGGTCACGACGACGGTCATCGGCCTCGCGCTGGTCAACCGCGAGGTGTCGCTGTTCCGTGCGTTCACTCACATCCCCTCGAGGGAGTTTCCTCGGCGGGATCTCTTCGCGTTCAACGCGCTCAGCATCGTGTTGATCCTCTGTTTGACGTCCCTCTACGAACTCGACGTCATGATGCTCGGTCTCCTCGGAACGACCCAGGAAACCGCGTACTACCGCATCGCGCTCACGATCGCGGAGTTCCTCTGGATCGTTCCGCTGGCGCTCCAGAACGTGCTCTTACACTCGACCTCGAACATCTGGTCGAACCACGATCGCGAGCGGATCAACACGATCGCCGCTCGCGTGACTCGGTATACGCTGTTGTTCACGCTGTTGCTCGGAATCGGGCTCGCCGCGCTCGCGCCGGTCGCGTTACCGATTATCTATCCCGACGACTATATCGCGAGCTACGTGCCGATTCTCCTGTTGCTCCCGGGCTGCGTCGGGTTCGCGCTGGCGCGGCCGATTCTCGCGATCGGGCAGGGGAAAGGGGACCTTCGAGTTCTGATCGTCTCGACCGGTGCAGCGGCGCTCGCCAACGTCGTCCTCAACGCGGCGTTGATTCCCCGCTATGGCATGCACGGCGCGGCGGTCGCGACCAGTATCAGCTACGGGCTCATGTTCGTGTTTCACATCTGGAGCGCGAGGGAGATTGGATTCTATCCGGTCGCCGACGCGCGCGTTCCGCGGGCCATTCTCGTGGGGTCGTTCGCCGCCGTTCCGATCTTCCTGCTCGCACGGTTCTTTGGCGACTCGTTCCTCTCGCTGATCGTCGTGCCACCCGCCGGTGCGGTGATCTTCTTCGCGCTCTCGATCGCCTTCGGCGCGGTCGATATCGACGAAGTTCGCGAGTTCCTCGAGAGCGTCCCGCTGCCGACCGACTCGATTCCGTCCGCACTTCGGTGA